acttgtgtttaaacaaaaaacatataaagacaaggtatttgatgttttacctcatcaactgcacagttttttttgaagataaacgtttattttgaaattgatgcacgcaacatgttccaaagaagttgggacaggggtgatttaggactaatattgacatgagaagttgaaataagaaggttatgtgaaacaggtgaggtaatcgtctaatcagagtatataaggagcctccaaaaaaaggtctagtccttcaagagtaaAGATGGTTCGAGGCTCGGCAATCTGTCAACAGATGCATTAGTGAATTATCCAACACTTTGAAGACAACATTCCCCAAAAACAAAtctgtaggattttgggcatttcaccttctacagtgcacaatataattaaaaaattcaaggaatccggtcaattCTCGCTGTGTAAAGGGCGaagccaaaaaccacttctctATGCacgtgatctctgatccctcagatgtcactgtcttaaaaaccatcatgagtctgtaatggagatcctgacatcggctcgggaatactttggaaACCTTTATCattcgacaccattcgccgctgcatccacagatgcaagaaGCACCGCTAACTTTTCTggactcggtctcatctgagatggacagtagcacagtggaatcgtgttttgtggtccaacgagtcgacatttcaaatagtttttggacaaaacagctgtcgtgttctcggggccaaagaggaaaaggaccatccaagctgttatcagcatcaggcccaaaagccagcatctgtcatgctATGCAGATGTGTCAGTGCctatggcatgggtaacttgcacatctgtgagggcagcattcatgcagaaagatatatacacattttggagcaacatatgctgccatccagagcaggacaacgccaagccacattctgcccggattacaagagcgtggttgtgtaagcagagagttcgggtgctagcatggcctgctgcagtcctgacctgtctctgattgagaatgtgtggcacattatcaagcgcaaaataaggcaacgaaggccccgtacagttgtgcagctgaagaaatgcataatggatgaatggggggaaattccgcttgctaaacttaaccaattggtgtcttcactcagcgtccaaacgcttaataagtgttattaaaagaaaaggtgatgttacacagaaaAGGTGATGtgctaaacagtcgactgtctcaacttttttggagtgtgttgcagtcatcaaatGTGAAATGAgcgtatattttcaaaaataaattaaattaccgTGAGACTCGTGACCTCATTATAcgtgatataaactaattattaaaactacatatagtcaataacatttaacagtaatggaggaacACCACAGAATGTaatgaagtaaaagtacattctGTGATTAagaatgaacttgagtaagagtaaaattttttcaaaatgagaTATACAGAATTCCAGTTACTAACTCAGTTTTGAGATTGCAGCTGTTGTACAGCGGTTTGTTAAACCTGATGTCATTTCCTGCTGACAGTTATTGGTCTTTTTCCCACCAGTGTGGTCCGCCATGGGGCTGCATTGCACTCCCACCCAGGAATCATCTGTCAGTAAACCAGGCCAGACTTCTCTTCAACTGTAGACTTAttctttaaaatctgtttttgattaacacacattcacaaaacaataattaaaaatgtagatttttttttttttaaaggcttttaagggttctttggatagttatgCGTTCTTTGCTTCCTTCCCTGAATCCTCAGTCAATCATTCTGTGCAGCCGGCAGCGTTGGTGCCTCTCTTCCCAGCTCCAGTATCCGAGGTTCGATTCTGAGCTcggttttgcatgttcttccatGTCCATATGGTTTTCTTCTAGGTTCTTCAGTTGCCTCCCATGGCCAAAAAGTGCCAGTACCTGGACTGGCTACTCTAATTTGTCCTATGTGTAAATGAGTGTCTGAGTatagaaaaaagtgtgtgtatgtgtgtgtgtgtgtgtgtgtgtgtgtgtgtgtgtgtggtgcactgTAACGGATTGGCAACTTTTCAAGGTCCTACTCCTGCCTTggacccagtgttcccaggataggctttAGATTCGccataaccctgaccaggataaaaggGTTACTGAAAATTAATGGGCGAATAAGTAGGCCTTTCCGAATGTCAGAAAAATGGAACAAGACACTGTGttatctactactactactactactactactactactgctaataataataataataataataataataataataataataataatgatgataataataataatggggggcacggtggcatAGAGTTCTCCTCGTGTTTCGGAGGCTTCCACcgattggtgtttccaaattgtctgtagagtgtgaatgtgtgtgccctcgtccagggtgtcccctgtctcGTGCCCTgagtgccctgggataggctccaggctctctgcgaccctgtgtaggataagtggtacagaaaatggatgtatggatggataataataaaacaacaacaacaataataataataataataataataataataataataataataatgcttgtgtattgtgtattcaGCATCACTAAAGAGAACCTTGTCCCTCCCCATCAGTACTACTCCACTCTTTAAAAAGATTCATCCTAGTTCCCTAATGGAATGGTTGCAGATCTTTAGTTTGTCCCTCTAGAGGGAACCCATATTGGGTTGTATGTAGAACTCATATTCAGAGGGTTTCCCTTTTACAAAAGTCCTACCGCAAATTATACCACTTATGGCTATTCAAAgtagaaaaaaatgtatacactaACAAAATAGTCTCTTGAATCTTGTATAGCATGTTAAGACAAAATGATTTGTCaaataatatattgtaatattatactgaattatatattataattatataattatttaacatATATAGCACTTCTCATTTTAAGTGCTTTGCATATAAACGTTTAGCAGGTCAGAGCAAGGCGTTCATGCAAATCATTAATGAATTAAGTATATATCTATGAGCAAAATCTTCTTAACAAAAAACATCCCAAGACTAATAACAGGTTATGTTTAACAAGtgtctatatttatttttttatctagaTTTGAGTTCCCAATAAACACTCTTCCAGCATTCAGTGGCTTCTCTATGAGTCATCATGAAACTTTGGGCTAAAATTTGCGTGCCACTGTGTGATGACCTCATGCATGGGCTTGAATGTAGAGACGTGAAGATGATTGACTGAAGTGGAAAGCATACTAAGTAGGCTAAAGATAAACGAAACACTAAACTAAACTGTTTGTGAAATCTGAGCCTTTAGGCGTGCAATGCAAAATGTATCCAGTGATTTATGAATGCAGATTCAAACGTTTTGGATGTATGAATTCAAGTACAGTTTGGAGATTTATTTAaactgcaaaaaatatatataaagaagtGCATAAGCAGAGTATATTTTTGAATCATGTTTTGTACATTTACGTCTAACAAggccatattattattattattattcctctatGATCCAAACTGTTTTTGTGAGCCAAAATCCCCTCCTTTGGCTGAACTATGAAGCACATCATTTTTCATAAAGCCATTATGTTTTACCTCGCATCACCCTGTTTCCTAACCTCAATACCAGGTCTGTGTGGTATAACAAGCTGATACACACCTGTAACTGGCAGGCAGTGGTGTGTAAATAGGCAGAGCCGATGGTTCTAGGAAAATGCCTTTTCATGCCCTAGCGAGCCTGGACTCAACCTTGTTGGTGCATGTTGGGTGTAATTTCATTTCTAGTGAAGCTATCGTTCTTGTAAGGACACCTCAttcgtgtgtgtgagtgtgtgtgtgaggccagAGTACAAAACAACTTTATAGGTAATTCTCCATTGACTATTACCGTCATAAatgaacaatatacagtatccaCTTTTGTTCAAAGTTAATAAAATGAGACTTGAatgcacattttacattttgtatctaatttattttatataaaagtaatgaacaaaaaaaaacgtttatgtACCAATATTAGTGTTTAGGATTGTACCGACTTAACACATGTAGCTTGCTACTAGACACACAATTCTATTGCACACAAAAGACAtttcatacatatacacattttagacataaatacaatacatacaTTGTCATAAATGCATaatacaaaacttttttttgcacaggGTTTTTGCACGGAATGGAAGTGATAGGCATGCTTGCACAATGTtcataatatacatacatacatacatatatatatatatatacatatatatatatatatatatatatatatatatatatatatatatatatatatatatatataaatatatatatataaagcaaaacaaacaaaaaaatttgaatGATTTTGGAAGAGCTGCCAAAGTGCTTTCTCTGATGATCAACAGCGGAAAAGACAGCAAGACATTTTGGGAtcaaatttttgtttttgcttgatTGAGTGGTttgtaagaataataatgaaagatGAGGTCAGTCCTGAACAACAGGAAGTACCACAGGAAACACTGAACTTCCTGTCATTGCAGGAAGTGTGGTTTTAGGCAGAGTAATTAGCCTCTGACCTTTGACATAAGAGCgcaacctcctcctcctcatccacCTGAAGTGTGTGCATTTAGAGGCcatgacacaaaacaacaacaacaacaaacaaaacaaacaaacaaacagaaaaaagaggtgacctgtttgtttttatcccAACGTCATGAGTTTTCGTCTCTGCAACCTATCTGTGTGTCATCAGAGAGTTCAAATGCGGTGATCATTTTCAAGACTTCACAGTGACCCTATCCCTCTTTATTGTCTCCGACAGCTCAATATTCAACAAGACGAGAAACAATCAGTGTTCGGTAATACTGTCACAAGGAGAAGCATTTCGCTCCAAACACTTCATGCGTACATTCAGTTACAGGagagcacaaaaaaacagaaagcacaCGCTGCTGCAGCGACGCTACAACATTGTCAAGACAAGTCCAGGGGATTACTGCAGACCGGGTGAAATGTGTCAGTGCCATTTCGCTGAAGGAAATGTACTTTCTGTTTGTGGCTTCCTTAAAGGAAacacttttcattaaaaacaacaacaacaacaacaacaacacataaacacacatacagtacacacacacacacacacacacaaacataagcAAAGGCCAGAGAGGCTGAATGAAAAGGGTTAATGATGAAATTGTACATGAATACACCATAGATTATTTTGTACACAGGTTATGCCATGCAATATAATGAAGTGTAgtacattgcttttttttttttattgtagttaATTAAAGAGAATATAATGGAATACATAGCATGGTTTTGCACCAATGGCTCATAAGGAGTGCACTGTGGAGTGTAACGATTCAGTACCTCCCTTTTCTTTGTGAATCAGGTCTGCTGAGTCATGCCAAGACTCACCTTTTCATGTTCATGCAACGTTGCCTTTGTTAGTTTGACTGAATCACAGGTCAGTCACAAATACTTACAATCACATTTATGCttgaaagtgcaaaaaaaaaaaaaggaaaaaaaaaaaggtcttttgGTCACCGCCCAACGACTAAATATGACATGGCGAGTAATAACGGTATCAAAACAATTATAAATCATTCAGTGGAGGTCATAAATCTTAgacaaatgcaaaaacaataacaataaatgaCTATGTTCATACCACAATTGCAATACTTGCTTTTAGCTCCTAAGAGTCCATagtaagtgaaaaaaaaaatcacacaggaTTGATTGCTTTGTTAAAAGGAACATGCAAAACCTCTGTCACCGCTTTTGATCGCATAACGCCTCTACAGCAGAATGATTCTTCGGGCATCTTTTTGTTCGCGTGCTTAATCTACGAACACAAATACCTCAACTTCCTTCCGGAACTAAAACCACTCTGAGACGTTTACCAATGCAGCATGGGCGCTTTCCCCAAGCTCAGACAAAAGTTGTACAGTCCTGCATGATGGGAGTGGTCTGATGTTCATGTTTGCTGGTACAGTGGTCCATCGAGCTCGAGCTCTTGAGCTGCATCAAGCAACGTTCAGCTGGCCGGCCGCTCTGGAGAATCCCCCAGCAGCACAACACGCGCAGGAACTCCCGCCGCATGTCCTTACTGCGCAGCGTGTAGATCAGCGGGTTCAGTGCCGAGTTCAAGGTGGCAATTCCGAAGAAGATGTCGGCGTGGCTGAGAATGGGGCAGGAGGACATCCTGCACGAGGTGTCAAGGAGCAGAATGCTGAAGGCGGGCAGCCAGCACACAATAAACACGCCCAGGACGATGGTGACAGTCTTGAGCAGGGCGTAGGAAGCCGAGTTAGTGGTTTCCTGGTGGCTGGAACGGACGATCAGGTAGATGCGGACATACAGGATGACAATGGCGAGCAGGATGACGCTGAAGACAGTCACCACAAAGCAGATGTAGCGCCTAGAGTTGAGAGGCAGGACAGCCGAGCACTCGCTCATATTGTTGATGCAGTTCCAGCCTAAAATGGGAAGACCTCCAAGAAGGATCGAAGTGACCCAGCATGCTCCGATAAGCAGGAACATACGGCAGGTCTTATTGGCGCCGTAAACCTTGACTTTGGTTATGGCAATGTAACGCTCTATAGCAATGGCGAGCAGACTGAACACTGATGCAGCCAATGCAATAAAAACAGTCCCTTCTCTTATGAACCACTGCACGGGCTTTAGATGAAAAGTATTTGGGCCTGATAGAAATATATTGGCGATGTAAGCCGAGCCAGCCAGCAGATCCGAGAACGCTAGATTCCCAATGAAGAAGAACATGGCCGAGTGGAACTTTTTGTTTCGGAAAACAGCAGTGAGGACCAGAAGGTTCTCCAGAATAATGATGCtgcagatgatgatgaagatgatgttgaGCGAGCTGTGCCCATCACTGTCCTTTCTGCGATCCTCCAAGTCCTGCTCGCTCAAGTTCTTGGCACAGATATAGTGCAGTTTGATGAGGCTTGAGTTGTAGTACTGAGAGTACTTGCTCTTTGATGGGTCTACAATGCATTTTGTGTGGGGATCCATAGTCTCTGTTGATATTCACCCAGTTGTCTGTCTGAAATTTTGGGTCCAGGAGACTGCACCTAGCCTGGAGTCATGTCTCGGTGGCCCAGGAAGTCCCTCTGTGTTGCCTGCAGAATAACACAAGAGCGTAGACAGTGAATAAACATATAGCTGCAACTTAAACAATATTTATACCAACGTGTTGATTGACAGCAGCTCTCATGGtagtcgtttctatagtaaccgattaataaaaaaaatttaataaacacAATGGCTGTGcttgaagagaaataaaacacttcagaacatgctgttatagcaaaTTAATCAACTTTAGGGCAACTTTACAGCAAACCAGGTTGTTGTTGATAATTTTCCTTAAACTGCATGCAccgtagtgttttattcctttctaaATCATGCCATATTCGAAAAGGATTCCACATTCCATCCCGCTTGAAGGTGTAATTGCAAGTGTCTAACAGACATGATGTTGAGCAAGTGTGAtggattttcatttcatttcttgcAGACTTGTGCGGATCACACACATGTTGGAGATTCAAAAATAGCTTCAGTGGAGCTCTGGAATTTCCCCTTTGAGAAAACATTCACCATGCCAAAACCCAtgctagacacacacacacgcacagacacacacacgcacacacacgagGCACAGATTGTTCTTCACACCCGCCCACACGTTGTAGGTAGAGTAGGAAACTTAAAGCTGACTTACTTATGAAGTGTTACAAACCTGTAAAATGTGTGAAGTGTGAAAATGGtggcaaagtaaaaaaaaccccaaacagtTAAAAGtcatgtataaataaaggagaagaATAGTAGTCATTTAGATCAGCACGCTGATAGATTAGAAACTTTCCTCCAGTCAAAAATCCCCATTTATCTGGAAATGAGTACAAAAACAAGGTGACAGACAGACACGAGACACCTAACACAACATGCTAGGAAATTAGTTCATCCTGATTTCCTCCCTCTTCGTTTGCTGACGCCCTATACGTCTCGCCTCTCGGTCGCTTTAGTGCTCATTTCTCAcaacagagaaacaaacagaacacTGCGAACAACAAATGTTTACTATTGACAGTGCCACGGTCAAGTGGTTTTACACGCCGTATCTTAACACCTCAGCCAAATAAACACTGCTGTTATCTACTATTTATTGATCTGTTATCTAATCTGGCCTGTATCTATTATTTGAGTAAACACTGTCAGTGTAACTACGCATTCAACTTCCCCCTTGTGTTAGCCACTGGATTTGAATATCAAAGTCAATCATTTGAATTTTACCTGTCCAgatggcaaaaaaagaaatgaaaaaataacgGCTCTTTAACTGATCATTGTGAACGTGTAGTTTTGGTGGCTGTATTAGCAGATGGAACTTCCCGTGTCTTTTTTCCATAATGGCAGTAATAATAAACTAGGTCATAATCACGCAACTACCAGGTATCACACATCCCGCTAATAATATCTAATCAGTTTTACAATAGGGATGCACAAGAGCAGGAAAAGTTTCACAAGCAGAAAACTTTCAGGAAAACCTTGAGCCGACATCGAAGTGTTAAATAATTAGAAATCATTTGAACGGTATCAAAAATTTGAAGGTTAGTAGAATACGGTGTAATCGTTTTAGATTTTTAGCTTATTTCATGGTAAAAAGGTTGTATTTATTCTCAGGTCAGTTTTGTCCTACTCAACGTATACTaactttataaataattaaagtgtTACTGTCTAAAttacactttaaataaaaaagctttAATACAGGCACATATAAAGAAAGATCTCTTTTCTGGTTTTCAGGCCAGCGTGTCCTGAATATCGATTTTAATTTCAGCCAGAACATTTTAATACAATGCttcaattaattataataaatgaaattacTCTGAAACACCTAATAATAGCTAGTTCACACTAAGTTACACTAATGCCGACATCATAGGTTATTTTCCGGTCAGTGTTTCAGAGTGACTCACGTGGAGTGTAGTAACTGCTCGACTGTTTATTCGTTACAGTCGGTGTTGAAAGTTtgactatttaaaatgaaacatggtCTCTGGTCTCTggactatttaaaatgaaacatgaaaaacTCTCGTCTCACGTTTCTTCATCTCCGTTAGGTCCCAAAGgcaatatatttacattaaatcaGTTGTTGATAGGCAAAATGATCAATCAAAGACATAATCTATATCAATGTATAAATTAATCTGGAGTTAGAAAAAGCTAAAGAGTTTTGTGTGTAGTACAGAATACTTTCTATAGATGACATGATACTATTTCATTACGGACAATGACATGCAATTGGAATTTCCTCTAATATTCCAATATTTGCTAAGTAAGTCATAAAAACATGgtttgtgctgttataggaaaataatcaacagtggaGTGATGTGATAAAGCTGAGTCACTGTTTACCAcactgaagtgaaatatttaccAATAACATcacatcctccatccatccatccatccattttctgtatcacttATCCTTACTGAGTcgtgggaacctggagcctatccaaggggggatggggcacaaggcggggaacaccctggacggggtgtaAATCCATCGCaggccacaatcacacacacattcatacactacggacacttttggacataccaatcagcctacaatgtatgtctttggactgggggaggaaaccggagtacccggagaaaacccccgaagcacagtgaagttctctctctctctctctcttaaagttaataaggccaaaaaataaataaataaatgcagcttgtcttgttactaagaaaccagaaagtcctctgtcctgaaaactttcttGAGTTGGAAAACAAAGTTACAACTTTACttcagactgttacaaagcactgacactggagactccttccataaaggttcAATAAAATCTTCTCattgaaaacaacaacatatcaacaattacacacatttttaaatgtgtttatgtggtgggtccgccatacaagtccctgtgatatGCTGTTACTTTAGAAACCTGCGATATGCCTTGTTGTGCAAAACTACCGTCAAAGCCGCTGTTGTGAAAATTAATCATCACTTTCTGATAAAATCGGATGTGCGAATTCAGCAGGGCTGTGGTATAGTGCAccatatttttcagtaaatttcAATACTCGCTTGTGCTAAGCAGCTCTTTACTGAGTGGAGCAATGCTGCAGAGACGACTCTATCAAGCACAATGGCATCTTCACACAAAGACAAGAATCTGAGACATctgcataacacacacacacatacacacattgcaCTCACACAGATACATCGCATACCGATACAAACAATAACCTgtcaagtacacacacacacacacacacacacacacacacacacacacacttaactaAAGTAAGCACACCATGACACATGGCTAAAGCTTCGACAAACCGACAAAAACGTGCAGCTGCACTCGTTTCTGTCACACATCTGCAGCCCAGAGTCACTACAGCTATTTCCTCAAGATCGAACAATGAACAATGGTCTACGTCTGCCCCAAGGGAAGTCATTTAATGATGTAAACATATTCGTAAACtgatctcaaactcacaatCGAATTATCGCTAAAAAGTCATTATgaccaaaaagaaaacaacaagaaGAGTTGTATTCCTCAGAGTAGTGATGCGCCGatgacatttacacacccattttttaacatttacaaaagtAAACGCTTTAATAAAGGGcacaaagtgaaaaaaaataaataaaaaagctaatTGCTGGACAACCTGTTTAGACAAACACTACTTATTTCTTAGCGGACACATCGATCTGACATGaagtctgaaaaaaagaaaaagagggacAACAGAGCAAGATATTCTTATTACATAGGTTATCTGCACAGAttgattttttccacattaGTGCAATGGGCTGCTACATAATGAATTCAGTGAATTGTAGGCTGGGTCTGTACATTGCTTTATTATGGTTGTTCAGGTTCact
The sequence above is drawn from the Ictalurus furcatus strain D&B chromosome 24, Billie_1.0, whole genome shotgun sequence genome and encodes:
- the s1pr2 gene encoding sphingosine 1-phosphate receptor 2 — encoded protein: MDPHTKCIVDPSKSKYSQYYNSSLIKLHYICAKNLSEQDLEDRRKDSDGHSSLNIIFIIICSIIILENLLVLTAVFRNKKFHSAMFFFIGNLAFSDLLAGSAYIANIFLSGPNTFHLKPVQWFIREGTVFIALAASVFSLLAIAIERYIAITKVKVYGANKTCRMFLLIGACWVTSILLGGLPILGWNCINNMSECSAVLPLNSRRYICFVVTVFSVILLAIVILYVRIYLIVRSSHQETTNSASYALLKTVTIVLGVFIVCWLPAFSILLLDTSCRMSSCPILSHADIFFGIATLNSALNPLIYTLRSKDMRREFLRVLCCWGILQSGRPAERCLMQLKSSSSMDHCTSKHEHQTTPIMQDCTTFV